The proteins below come from a single Streptomyces sp. MRC013 genomic window:
- the rpsM gene encoding 30S ribosomal protein S13, producing MARVSGVDIPRDKRVEVALTYVFGIGRTLAKETLAATGVNPNTRVRDLSEEDLVKIREYVDANLKTEGDLRREIQADIRRKVEIGTYQGLRHRRGLPVRGQRTSTNARTRKGPRRAIAGKKKPGKK from the coding sequence ATGGCACGCGTTTCCGGTGTCGACATCCCGCGCGACAAGCGCGTGGAGGTCGCACTCACCTACGTCTTCGGCATCGGCCGCACCCTGGCGAAGGAGACCCTCGCCGCCACCGGTGTGAACCCGAACACCCGCGTTCGCGACCTGTCCGAGGAGGACCTGGTCAAGATCCGCGAGTACGTGGACGCCAACCTCAAGACCGAGGGTGACCTCCGCCGCGAGATCCAGGCCGACATCCGCCGCAAGGTCGAGATCGGCACGTACCAGGGTCTGCGCCACCGCCGTGGCCTGCCGGTCCGTGGTCAGCGCACCAGCACGAACGCCCGTACCCGCAAGGGCCCGCGTCGCGCCATCGCCGGCAAGAAGAAGCCGGGCAAGAAGTAG
- the rpmJ gene encoding 50S ribosomal protein L36, protein MKVKPSVKKICDKCKVIRRHGRVMVICDNLRHKQRQG, encoded by the coding sequence ATGAAGGTCAAGCCGAGCGTCAAGAAGATCTGCGACAAGTGCAAGGTGATCCGCCGCCACGGCCGGGTCATGGTCATCTGCGACAACCTGCGCCACAAGCAGCGCCAGGGCTGA
- the infA gene encoding translation initiation factor IF-1, whose amino-acid sequence MAKKQGAIEIEGTVIESLPNAMFKVELQNGHKVLAHISGKMRMHYIRILPDDRVVVELSPYDLTRGRIVYRYK is encoded by the coding sequence GTGGCCAAGAAGCAAGGTGCCATCGAGATCGAGGGCACCGTGATCGAGTCCCTGCCGAACGCCATGTTCAAGGTGGAGCTCCAGAACGGTCACAAGGTCCTCGCGCACATCAGCGGCAAGATGCGGATGCACTACATCCGCATCCTCCCGGATGACAGGGTCGTCGTGGAGCTGTCCCCGTACGACCTGACGCGTGGCCGGATCGTCTACCGCTACAAGTAG
- the map gene encoding type I methionyl aminopeptidase → MVQIKTPEQIAKMREAGLVVAAIHAATREVAVPGATTRDLDEAARKVIAEHGAKSNFLGHGGFPATICTSVNEVVVHGIPGEDVVLKDGDIISIDAGAIVDGWHGDAAYTAFVGSGHAPELLELSRVTEASMWAGIAAMRNGNRLVDVSRAIETYIRRQPKPGGGKYGIIEDYGGHGIGSEMHMDPHLLNYVSRRRGKGPRLVPGFCLAIEPMVSLGTPRTEVLEDDWTVVTTDGTWSSHWEHSVALTEEGPLVLTAPDGGRAKLAELGVTAAPDPLA, encoded by the coding sequence ATGGTGCAGATCAAGACCCCGGAGCAGATCGCGAAGATGCGCGAGGCGGGGCTGGTCGTCGCGGCCATCCACGCGGCGACGCGCGAGGTGGCCGTTCCGGGAGCCACCACCAGGGACCTGGACGAGGCGGCGCGGAAGGTGATCGCGGAGCACGGGGCGAAGTCGAACTTCCTGGGGCACGGCGGCTTCCCGGCGACGATCTGCACGTCGGTGAACGAGGTCGTGGTCCACGGCATCCCCGGCGAGGACGTCGTCCTGAAGGACGGCGACATCATCTCGATCGACGCGGGCGCCATCGTCGACGGCTGGCACGGCGACGCGGCGTACACCGCGTTCGTCGGATCCGGGCACGCGCCGGAGCTGCTGGAGCTGTCACGGGTGACCGAGGCGTCGATGTGGGCCGGCATCGCCGCGATGAGGAACGGCAACCGGCTGGTGGACGTCTCCCGCGCCATCGAGACGTACATCCGCCGCCAGCCCAAGCCGGGCGGCGGCAAGTACGGGATCATCGAGGACTACGGCGGCCACGGCATCGGCAGCGAGATGCACATGGACCCGCACCTGCTGAACTACGTGTCGCGCAGGCGCGGCAAGGGCCCGAGGCTGGTGCCCGGCTTCTGCCTGGCGATCGAGCCGATGGTGTCCCTCGGCACGCCGCGCACGGAGGTCCTGGAGGACGACTGGACCGTCGTCACGACGGACGGCACATGGTCCTCGCACTGGGAGCACTCGGTGGCCCTGACGGAGGAGGGCCCCCTGGTCCTCACCGCTCCGGACGGCGGTCGGGCGAAGCTGGCGGAGCTGGGCGTCACGGCCGCCCCGGACCCCCTCGCCTGA
- a CDS encoding adenylate kinase — protein MRIVLVGPPGAGKGTQAAFLARNLSIPHISTGDLFRANISQGTELGKQAKAYMDAGNLVPDEVTIGMAKDRMEQPDAEGGFLLDGFPRNVAQAKALDAMLEAADMKLDAVLDLEVPEDEVVKRIAGRRICRNDSAHVFHVTYSPPKQGGVCDVCGGELYQRDDDSEGTVRTRLEVYHTQTEPIIDHYRAQGLVVTISALGKVDEVTERAMAALSGEHAV, from the coding sequence ATGCGAATCGTCCTCGTCGGACCACCCGGAGCCGGCAAGGGTACGCAGGCCGCGTTCCTTGCCAGGAATCTGTCGATTCCGCACATCTCCACGGGTGACCTGTTCCGGGCAAACATCAGTCAGGGCACGGAGCTGGGCAAGCAGGCCAAGGCGTACATGGACGCCGGCAACCTGGTGCCCGACGAGGTCACGATCGGGATGGCCAAGGACCGCATGGAGCAGCCGGACGCCGAGGGCGGCTTCCTGCTCGACGGCTTCCCGCGCAACGTCGCCCAGGCGAAGGCGCTCGACGCGATGCTCGAGGCCGCGGACATGAAGCTGGACGCCGTCCTGGACCTGGAGGTCCCGGAGGACGAGGTCGTGAAGCGGATCGCCGGCCGTCGCATCTGCCGCAACGACAGCGCGCACGTCTTCCACGTGACGTACTCCCCGCCGAAGCAGGGCGGCGTCTGCGACGTCTGCGGCGGCGAGCTGTACCAGCGCGACGACGACTCCGAGGGGACCGTCCGCACGCGGCTGGAGGTCTACCACACGCAGACCGAGCCGATCATCGACCACTACCGGGCCCAGGGCCTCGTGGTCACGATCTCCGCGCTCGGCAAGGTCGACGAGGTGACCGAGCGGGCCATGGCGGCGCTGAGCGGCGAGCACGCCGTGTAG